A region of Cellulophaga sp. RHA19 DNA encodes the following proteins:
- the hisS gene encoding histidine--tRNA ligase, producing the protein MAQKPSIPKGTRDFSPSEVAKRNYIFDIVKKHFQTFGFQPIETPSFENSQTLMGKYGDEGDRLIFKILNSGDYLSKVNDETYTEKSSTSLTAKISEKALRYDLTVPFARYVVMHQNEIDFPFKRYQIQPVWRADRPQKGRFREFFQCDADVVGSDSLLQEIELVQLYDAVFTDLKLTGATIKLNNRKILAGIAEVIGAKERLIDFTVALDKLDKIGVDGITKEMLGKGISEEAIQKATPLFSLSGTNKEQLQVLAELLKDSEEGKKGVEELTFIIDAVEKLGLQSANLTIDVTLARGLNYYTGAIFEVAAPSGVKMGSIGGGGRYDDLTGIFGLKDVSGVGISFGLDRIYLVLEELGLFPEAIDKSLDVLCVNFGDKEAFAALELITELRINGVKADVYPSSVKMQKQMKYANKRNVPYVIIIGEQELADGNFVVKNMEKGDQQTYKLSKVSEFVAVL; encoded by the coding sequence ATGGCACAAAAACCATCAATACCAAAAGGAACAAGAGATTTTTCTCCATCAGAAGTAGCAAAAAGAAATTATATTTTTGATATCGTAAAAAAGCATTTTCAGACTTTTGGTTTTCAGCCTATAGAAACACCTTCTTTTGAAAACTCACAGACCTTAATGGGTAAGTATGGTGATGAGGGAGATAGGCTTATTTTTAAGATTTTAAACTCGGGAGATTACTTAAGTAAGGTTAATGATGAAACTTATACAGAGAAGAGTTCAACCTCTCTAACAGCTAAAATATCAGAAAAAGCATTGCGTTATGATCTTACCGTACCTTTTGCACGTTACGTAGTAATGCATCAGAATGAAATTGATTTTCCTTTTAAAAGATATCAAATTCAGCCTGTTTGGAGAGCAGACAGACCACAAAAAGGTAGGTTTAGAGAATTTTTTCAGTGCGATGCGGATGTTGTTGGTTCAGATTCTTTATTACAAGAAATAGAGCTGGTACAATTGTATGATGCTGTTTTTACAGATTTAAAGCTTACAGGAGCAACAATTAAATTAAACAATCGTAAAATACTTGCTGGTATAGCAGAAGTTATAGGAGCAAAAGAACGCTTAATAGATTTTACTGTTGCTTTAGATAAGTTAGATAAGATAGGTGTAGACGGTATTACTAAAGAAATGCTAGGAAAAGGTATTTCAGAAGAAGCAATACAAAAAGCAACACCTTTATTTTCTTTATCTGGTACAAATAAAGAACAATTGCAAGTTTTAGCAGAGTTGCTTAAAGATTCTGAAGAAGGTAAAAAAGGGGTAGAGGAGCTTACTTTTATTATTGATGCAGTTGAAAAATTAGGTTTGCAATCTGCTAATCTTACCATAGATGTTACTTTGGCACGTGGATTAAATTATTATACAGGCGCTATTTTTGAAGTGGCTGCCCCAAGCGGAGTAAAAATGGGCTCTATTGGTGGTGGTGGCCGTTATGACGACTTAACGGGAATTTTTGGTTTAAAAGATGTTAGTGGTGTAGGTATTTCTTTTGGTTTAGATAGAATTTACTTGGTACTAGAAGAGTTGGGTCTTTTTCCAGAGGCTATAGATAAGTCGTTGGATGTGCTTTGTGTTAATTTTGGCGATAAAGAAGCTTTTGCGGCTTTAGAGTTAATTACAGAATTACGTATAAACGGAGTCAAGGCAGATGTGTACCCTTCATCAGTAAAAATGCAAAAACAGATGAAGTATGCTAATAAGCGTAATGTTCCTTATGTTATTATAATAGGAGAACAGGAATTAGCTGATGGTAACTTTGTTGTAAAGAATATGGAAAAAGGAGATCAGCAAACATATAAATTATCTAAAGTGTCTGAGTTTGTAGCTGTGCTATAA
- a CDS encoding NUDIX hydrolase: protein MDELIDILDSKGNFTGKTALKSKAHINGWFHQTTHIWFYTNKKEILLQQRAKSKDTFPLLWDISVAGHIGAGENIIDSALREIKEEIGITVLKTDLLKIGCFKSTQKHSDDLIDREFHHTFICKLKTDLNSLTKQDSEVENLQLKLISDFKLELSNTEKKKLYVPHSITYYNTILEAIEKLL, encoded by the coding sequence ATGGATGAACTTATAGATATTTTAGACAGTAAGGGTAATTTTACCGGAAAAACAGCTTTAAAGTCTAAAGCCCACATAAATGGTTGGTTTCATCAAACAACACATATTTGGTTTTACACTAACAAAAAAGAAATTCTACTGCAACAACGTGCCAAAAGCAAAGATACATTTCCTCTACTCTGGGATATCTCTGTAGCAGGACATATTGGCGCTGGGGAAAACATTATTGATTCTGCTTTAAGAGAGATTAAAGAAGAAATAGGTATTACTGTTTTAAAGACTGATTTATTAAAAATAGGTTGTTTTAAGTCTACCCAAAAACATTCTGATGATTTGATAGATCGTGAATTTCATCACACTTTTATATGTAAATTAAAAACAGATTTAAATTCACTAACAAAACAAGATAGTGAAGTTGAAAATTTACAACTTAAACTTATTTCGGATTTTAAATTAGAATTAAGTAATACTGAGAAAAAGAAACTCTATGTTCCACATAGTATAACGTATTACAATACTATTTTAGAAGCGATAGAAAAACTTTTGTAA
- a CDS encoding DUF6495 family protein, whose product MKYARLTKQQLEELQPEFVNFLASQTITAEEWDTLKKEKPQVAEEELDVFSDLIWEGVLTKVQYLENVSAQQMHLFHLEEKEMKLLSVKVMNPEVDLTTELGFSWFKKNWQSDFVEYLTASKIYTEDKNLDKFNLIKQGAVITKGDLYKWFDNIIS is encoded by the coding sequence AATATGCAAGACTAACAAAACAACAACTAGAAGAATTACAACCTGAGTTTGTAAACTTTTTAGCATCACAAACAATAACTGCTGAAGAGTGGGATACTTTAAAAAAAGAAAAACCACAAGTAGCAGAAGAAGAGTTGGATGTTTTTAGTGATTTAATTTGGGAAGGTGTATTAACTAAAGTACAATATTTAGAAAATGTATCTGCACAGCAAATGCATTTGTTTCATTTAGAGGAAAAAGAAATGAAACTGCTTTCTGTTAAGGTTATGAATCCAGAGGTAGACTTAACTACAGAATTAGGTTTTAGTTGGTTTAAGAAAAATTGGCAGTCAGACTTTGTAGAGTATTTAACAGCTTCTAAAATTTATACAGAAGATAAAAATTTAGATAAGTTTAATTTAATTAAGCAAGGAGCTGTAATTACCAAAGGAGATTTATATAAATGGTTTGATAATATTATTAGCTAA